The following proteins are encoded in a genomic region of Phoenix dactylifera cultivar Barhee BC4 unplaced genomic scaffold, palm_55x_up_171113_PBpolish2nd_filt_p 001342F, whole genome shotgun sequence:
- the LOC120108456 gene encoding uncharacterized protein LOC120108456, whose translation MVYVFIFIEKGLKERAMEVHNSMSHGLVALLLMMICLSCIMPRVWATIEQFEMQQHLIRLDKPVKSIKSPDGDIIDCVHISHQPAFDHPSLKNHTIQMRPSFQLLGLYDENREASKMETSSIPQLWHQNGRCPEDTIPIRRTKKGDVLRSSFIERYGKKRHRTIANPTSIEPNWNSIGHEHAIAYVTGDEYHGAKATINVWNPKLENKDEFSLSQLWILGGPTEVLNTIEAGWHVDPSLYGDHRTRLFTFWTGDGYKSGCYNLRCSGFVQVNKEVALGATIYPISSYGGRQYEITLSLWKDPKTGNWWLQYGNQSPVGYWPSSLLPHLSDSASMIQWGGEVVNLYSKGQHTSTEMGSGHFPEEGFGKASFFKNIRIVDKSDQLQAPRGVRTFATQANCYNVHHKNNGYFYYGGPGLNPSCTT comes from the exons atggtgtatgtttttattttcattgaaaAGGGTTTGAAAGAAAGGGCTATGGAGGTGCACAATAGTATGAGCCATGGTCTAGTCGCGCTATTGCTGATGATGATTTGCTTATCTTGCATCATGCCTAGAGTGTGGGCTACAATCGAGCAGTTCGAGATGCAGCAACACCTGATCCGATTGGATAAACCTGTCAAAAGCATCAAG AGCCCGGATGGGGATATCATAGACTGTGTCCATATCTCTCATCAGCCAGCCTTCGATCATCCTTCGCTCAAAAACCATACTATCCAG ATGAGACCAAGTTTCCAACTATTAGGCCTATACGATGAGAATAGGGAGGCATCAAAGATGGAAACTAGCTCCATACCTCAACTTTGGCATCAAAATGGGAGGTGCCCCGAGGACACCATCCCTATTAGGAGAACTAAGAAGGGTGATGTGCTGAGGTCCAGCTTTATCGAAAGATATGGAAAGAAGAGGCATAGGACAATCGCAAATCCAACTTCTATAGAACCCAACTGGAATAGCATTGGACATGAG CATGCGATTGCTTATGTAACAGGAGATGAGTACCATGGAGCAAAGGCAACCATAAATGTGTGGAACCCGAAGCTGGAAAACAAAGATGAGTTCAGTCTGTCTCAACTTTGGATTCTTGGAGGTCCTACAGAAGTTCTCAATACCATCGAAGCTGGCTGGCAT GTTGATCCATCTCTGTATGGAGATCATAGAACAAGACTATTTACTTTCTGGACG GGTGACGGTTATAAATCAGGCTGCTACAACCTACGATGCTCTGGGTTCGTTCAAGTCAACAAGGAGGTAGCATTGGGAGCCACCATTTACCCCATTTCTAGCTATGGTGGACGCCAATATGAAATCACTTTGTCTCTCTGGAAG GATCCAAAAACGGGGAATTGGTGGCTGCAGTATGGGAATCAATCTCCAGTGGGGTACTGGCCTTCTTCCTTACTCCCTCATCTGTCCGATAGTGCCTCAATGATACAATGGGGAGGGGAGGTTGTGAACTTATATTCAAAAGGTCAGCACACCTCCACGGAGATGGGCAGTGGCCATTTCCCAGAAGAAGGTTTTGGCAAGGCGAGCTTCTTCAAAAACATACGAATAGTTGATAAGTCCGACCAACTTCAAGCTCCTCGAGGGGTTCGCACTTTTGCTACACAAGCCAACTGCTATAATGTGCACCATAAGAACAATGGTTACTTCTACTACGGGGGTCCTGGTTTAAATCCTAGTTGTACAACGTAG
- the LOC120108452 gene encoding uncharacterized protein LOC120108452 yields MGRAWAAMEQFKVQQQLIRLNTPVKSIKSPDGDIIDCVHISHQPAFDHPSLNNHTIQMRPSFHPLGRYDENREASKMETSSIPQLWHQNGRCPKDTIPIRRTKKGDMLRSSFIERYGKKRHRTIPNPTSIEPNWNSIGHEHAIAYVTGDKYHGAKATINVWNPKLENKYEFSLSQLYILGGPAEVLNTIEAGWHVYPMLNGDYKTRLFTFWTGDGYKSGCYNLQCSGFVQVNKEVALGTTIYPISSYGGRQYEITLSLWKDPKTGNWWLQYGNQSPVGYWPSSLFPHLSDSASEIQWGGEVVNLYSKGQHTSTEMGSGHFPEEGFGKASFFKNIRIVDKSDQLQAPRGVRTFAPQANCYNVHHKNNGYFYYGGPGINPNCTT; encoded by the exons ATGGGGAGAGCGTGGGCTGCAATGGAGCAGTTCAAGGTGCAGCAACAGCTGATCCGATTGAATACGCCTGTCAAAAGCATCAAG agCCCGGATGGGGATATCATAGACTGTGTCCATATCTCTCATCAGCCAGCCTTCGATCATCCTTCGCTCAACAACCATACTATCCAG ATGAGACCAAGTTTCCACCCATTAGGCCGATACGATGAGAATAGGGAGGCATCAAAGATGGAAACTAGCTCCATACCTCAACTTTGGCATCAAAATGGGAGGTGCCCCAAGGACACCATCCCTATTAGAAGAACTAAGAAGGGTGATATGCTGAGGTCCAGCTTTATCGAAAGATATGGAAAGAAGAGGCATAGGACAATCCCAAATCCAACTTCTATAGAACCCAACTGGAATAGCATTGGACATGAG CATGCGATTGCTTATGTAACAGGAGATAAGTACCATGGAGCAAAGGCAACCATAAATGTGTGGAACCCGAAGCTGGAAAACAAATATGAGTTCAGTCTGTCTCAACTTTATATTCTTGGAGGTCCTGCAGAAGTTCTCAATACCATCGAAGCTGGCTGGCAT GTATATCCAATGTTGAATGGAGATTATAAAACAAGACTATTTACTTTCTGGACG GGTGACGGTTATAAATCAGGCTGCTACAACCTACAATGCTCTGGGTTCGTTCAAGTCAACAAGGAGGTAGCATTGGGAACCACCATTTACCCCATTTCTAGCTATGGTGGACGCCAATATGAAATCACTTTGTCTCTCTGGAAG GATCCAAAAACGGGGAATTGGTGGCTGCAGTATGGGAATCAATCTCCAGTGGGGTACTGGCCTTCTTCCTTATTCCCTCATCTGTCTGATAGTGCCTCAGAGATACAATGGGGAGGGGAGGTTGTGAACTTATATTCAAAAGGTCAGCACACCTCCACGGAGATGGGCAGTGGCCATTTCCCAGAAGAAGGTTTTGGCAAGGCGAGCTTCTTCAAAAACATACGAATAGTTGATAAGTCCGACCAACTTCAAGCTCCTCGAGGGGTTCGCACTTTCGCTCCACAAGCCAACTGCTATAATGTGCACCATAAGAACAATGGTTACTTCTACTACGGGGGTCCTGGTATAAATCCTAATTGTACAACGTAG
- the LOC120108453 gene encoding cytochrome b-c1 complex subunit 7-2, mitochondrial-like yields MSGEKCWLGDEYDSRESSSSSGLQSFFLNPRRNWLAAQHYKALSKCFKKYGLRYDDLYDPMYDLDIKEALARLPREVADARNQRLKRAMDLSLKHEYLPEDLQALQAPFRSYLKDMLALVKQERGEREALGALPLYQRTIL; encoded by the exons ATGTCAGGTGAGAAATGTTGGCTTGGAGATGAATATGACTCCAGG gaatcgtcgtcgtcgtcggggTTGCAATCTTTTTTCCTCAACCCCCGCCGCAACTGGCTCGCCGCCCAGCACTACAAGGCCCTCTCCAAGTGCTTCAAGAAATACG GGTTGCGTTACGATGATCTCTACGATCCTATGTACGATCTGGACATCAAGGAGGCGCTGGCCCGGCTCCCGCGCGAGGTGGCGGACGCGAGGAACCAGCGCCTTAAGCGCGCCATGGATCTCTCACTGAAGCACGAGTATTTGCCCGAGGACTTGCAG GCATTGCAGGCACCATTTAGAAGCTATCTTAAAGACATGTTGGCTCTG GTGAAACAGGAGAGGGGAGAACGAGAGGCATTGGGAGCTCTACCTCTCTATCAGCGAACCATTTTATGA